A stretch of Acidobacteriota bacterium DNA encodes these proteins:
- a CDS encoding dTDP-4-dehydrorhamnose 3,5-epimerase family protein: protein MKLIEIRPLAIPDVKVLRFGRFRDERGYFTEHFRRSDLAALDGGVILDGGAILQANESRSRAGVVRGLHIQWEPVMGKLVRTVDGRMVDLVLDLRKGSPSLGRVIAYDMPADPDRDWDEWIWVPVGFAHGNYFTEPSAIEYFCTSAYGPGCEAGISPLAPDLDWSLCDPALREEFQGLPDRFGGVLLSEKDRAGLTLAAWLADPLSDRFRY from the coding sequence ATGAAATTGATCGAGATCCGGCCCCTGGCCATCCCCGACGTCAAGGTCCTGCGCTTCGGCCGGTTCCGGGACGAGCGGGGATACTTCACCGAGCACTTCCGCCGGAGCGACCTCGCCGCCCTCGACGGAGGCGTCATCCTCGACGGGGGCGCCATCCTGCAGGCCAACGAGAGCCGCTCCAGGGCGGGGGTCGTCCGCGGCCTCCACATCCAGTGGGAACCCGTGATGGGCAAACTGGTAAGGACCGTGGACGGCCGCATGGTGGACCTGGTCCTGGACCTCCGGAAAGGCTCGCCCTCCCTGGGCCGCGTCATCGCTTACGACATGCCCGCCGACCCCGACCGGGACTGGGACGAGTGGATCTGGGTCCCCGTCGGTTTCGCCCACGGCAACTACTTCACCGAGCCCTCCGCCATCGAGTACTTCTGCACCTCCGCCTACGGCCCCGGGTGCGAGGCGGGGATCTCGCCCCTGGCCCCCGACCTGGACTGGTCCCTCTGCGACCCCGCGCTCCGGGAGGAGTTCCAGGGCCTGCCCGACCGCTTCGGCGGGGTGCTCCTCTCCGAGAAGGACCGCGCCGGCCTCACCCTGGCGGCGTGGCTCGCCGACCCCCTCTCGGACCGGTTCCGGTACTAA
- a CDS encoding ParA family protein, with amino-acid sequence MIVGLVMNKGGTGKTTTAVNLSAALAELGHSCLLVDGDGQASASRALGVSRPDLSPSLAEVLFGEIDVEKAVRPTERPGLHLLTGSRRLAEVDLHLAGDRKWHRRFRDALKPVRGRFDFIVADAPPSFSLLMIGILAAAEFHLIPLTPQYLAVEGLENLKESIRRLDGRVRFRARGSRILFTIVDRRNRATREMTELIRDFYGEEVFRTEIPINVKLSEAPRSGRDILRFDPSSPGAESYRALAREFLETVSTLP; translated from the coding sequence ATGATCGTCGGCCTGGTGATGAACAAGGGCGGCACCGGGAAAACCACCACCGCGGTGAACCTCTCGGCCGCCCTGGCGGAACTCGGGCATTCGTGCCTCCTGGTGGACGGCGACGGCCAGGCCTCCGCGTCCCGGGCCCTGGGCGTCTCCCGGCCCGACCTTTCGCCGTCCCTCGCCGAGGTCCTGTTCGGGGAGATCGACGTGGAGAAAGCCGTCCGGCCCACGGAACGCCCCGGCCTGCACCTCCTCACGGGGTCACGGCGACTGGCGGAAGTGGACCTCCACCTGGCGGGCGACCGGAAGTGGCACCGCCGGTTCCGTGACGCGCTCAAACCCGTCCGGGGCCGCTTCGACTTCATCGTGGCGGACGCCCCGCCCTCCTTCTCCCTCCTGATGATCGGCATCCTGGCCGCTGCGGAATTCCACCTCATCCCCCTCACACCCCAGTACCTCGCCGTGGAGGGACTCGAGAACCTCAAGGAGAGCATCCGCCGCCTGGACGGCCGGGTCCGCTTCCGCGCCCGGGGCTCCCGCATCCTGTTCACCATCGTGGACCGCCGCAACCGGGCCACCCGGGAGATGACGGAACTGATCCGGGACTTTTACGGGGAGGAGGTGTTCCGCACCGAGATCCCCATCAACGTGAAACTGAGCGAGGCGCCCCGGAGCGGACGGGACATTCTCCGCTTCGACCCCTCCTCCCCCGGCGCCGAGAGCTACCGCGCCCTCGCCCGGGAATTCCTGGAAACGGTGTCAACGCTGCCCTGA